A genomic segment from Fusarium fujikuroi IMI 58289 draft genome, chromosome FFUJ_chr04 encodes:
- a CDS encoding related to trans-Golgi protein GMx33: MSSGLTRRRGAGGAGPAAEGDSSNGTAPRTSTPSARDNGPETSYESTENGHKIAFDPRDISESAERSKQPKLTLMEEVLLLGLKDKQGYLSFWNDNISYALRGCIVIELAFRGRIAMEKDASRRRFPLADRNIEVIDDTLTGEVLLDEALKMMKQSEKMSVATWIDLMSGETWNLMKIGYQLKQVRERLAKGLVDKGILRTEKRNFLLFDMATHPVADGGAKEEIRRRVRNILTQRTVVLNGSQFLPESLEFRYMRSIAMVCAAYAANVLENALASLGHEARERAFAQTDDLLADYSQWPFGKKATQNGIGANLPQLINEEVNSGKDKELQLEVVAACLSVFTRLDSLL; the protein is encoded by the exons ATGTCCTCGGGATTGACGCGACGCCGCGGTGCGGGCGGCGCAGGACCTGCGGCTGAGGGCGATTCCAGCAACGGCACTGCCCCTAGAACGAGCACACCAAGCGCCAGGGACAACGGACCCGAGACGAGCTACGAGAGCACAGAAAATGGCCACAAGATCGCATTCGACCCTCGCGACATCAGTGAGAGCGCCGAGCGGAGCAAGCAGCCGAAGCTCACCCTCATGGAGGAGGTCTTGCTACTTGGCCTCAAGGATAAGCAG GGCTACCTCTCTTTCTGGAACGACAACATCTCTTACGCCCTTCGAGGATGCATTGTCATCGAACTGGCCTTCCGTGGTCGCATTGCAATGGAGAAGGATGCTTCAAGACGCCGATTCCCCCTCGCAGACCGCAACATCGAGGTCATAGACGACACCCTTACTGGCGAGGTTCTTCTCGACGAGGCtctcaagatgatgaagcagagCGAAAAGATGAGCGTCGCAACCTGGATTGACTTGATGAGCG GCGAAACCTGGAACTTGATGAAGATCGGATACCAGCTCAAGCAGGTTCGAGAACGGCTCGCAAAGGGCCTGGTCGACAAGGGCATCCTCCGTACCGAGAAGCGCAATTTTCTCCTTTTCGACATGGCAACTCATCCCGTCGCCGACGGTGGTGCTAAGGAGGAGATCCGCCGCCGGGTTCGCAACATCCTTACCCAACGGACCGTCGTCCTCAATGGTAGCCAATTCCTCCCCGAGTCGCTCGAATTCCGTTATATGCGCAGCATCGCCATGGTTTGCGCCGCCTACGCCGCTAATGTCCTCGAGAACGCCCTCGCATCCCTTGGCCACGAGGCAAGGGAACGGGCTTTTGCGCAGACTGATGATTTACTCGCCGACTACAGCCAATGGCCTTTCGGCAAGAAGGCCACGCAGAACGGCATTGGTGCCAACTTGCCTCAACTCATTAACGAG GAGGTCAATAgtggcaaggacaaggagctcCAGCTTGAGGTGGTTGCAGCTTGCTTGAGTGTCTTCACTAGACTCGACTCTCTCCTATAG